One segment of Anastrepha obliqua isolate idAnaObli1 chromosome 3, idAnaObli1_1.0, whole genome shotgun sequence DNA contains the following:
- the LOC129241072 gene encoding uncharacterized protein LOC129241072: protein MEIVHYTPTEQELLPTRKILCPHPDCGSTFTNVGNLDMHMKRHHGKQPVKRFDLKGKECAFHCPQLECTYHEMHTSKMHFKTLKYLRQHYQKSHIAKTNICDQCGKAFITGNQLKLHVEKMCGINYACKECGWEYSTMEALLTHGKRKGHKVRDVRTTEIKKISQRKRSINETQTKYYDQETQTEEATPPKCVVKSSNLDGNITINGEMLNEKHVSVNTQSFADTPEPRHIETQTESQMISTLRHYTYNTTAPTMNSSLPPAQLLPPSTHTYTQTYGDLFADSLLGFTDIQTQTNWSSFSDVTAEAATPDEVATQYSTSTAGTCTRCAYDELLVSTETQTSFTQCLLESRTTNGDTDDGAFSNLYQTQHTQTCDMLLGDLFGGQESDLIGGFQSTYTQT from the exons atGGAAATTGTGCACTATACTCCTACAGAGCAAGAGCTCTTACCAACTCGTAAAATTCTATGTCCACATCCGGATTGCGGCTCCACTTTCACAAATGTTGGCAATTTGGATATGCACATGAAGCGCCATCATGGCAAACAACCAGTTAAAAGATTTGACCTCAAGGGGAAAGAGTGTGCTTTTCATTGCCCCCAATTGGAGTGTACATATCACGAAATGCATACTAGTAAAATGCactttaaaacattaaaatactTGCGTCAGCATTATCAAAAAAGTCATATAgccaaaacaaatatttgtgacCAGTGTGGAAAGGCTTTCATCACCGGCAATCAGCTGAAGTTGCATGTGGAAAAGATGTGTGGAATTAACTATGCTTGCAAAGAGTGTGGATGGGAATACAGCACTATGGAGGCATTACTAACGCACGGAAAACGAAAGGGGCATAAGGTGCGTGATGTCCGAACCactgaaataaagaaaatttcgcAGCGGAAAAGGTCGATAAATGagacacaaacaaaatattacgACCAAGAAACACAAACCGAAG AAGCCACACCACCAAAATGTGTTGTTAAGAGCAGTAATCTGGAtggaaatattacaataaacgGAGAAATGTTAAACGAAAAACATGTTTCAGTGAATACGCAATCGTTCGCGGACACACCAGAACCACGGCATATAGAGACACAAACTGAAAGTCAAATGATAAGCACGTTACGTCATTATACTTACAACACCACAGCTCCTACGATGAATTCCTCTTTGCCACCTGCTCAGTTGCTTCCTCCCTCgacacatacgtacacacagaCATACGGTGATCTTTTTGCAGATTCTTTGCTTGGATTTACCGACAttcaaacacaaacaaattgGTCCAGCTTTTCTGATGTTACTGCCGAGGCAGCAACGCCCGATGAAGTTGCAACACAATATAGCACATCAACTGCAGGCACATGCACACGCTGCGCCTATGATGAGTTGCTAGTGTCCACAGAAACACAAACTAGTTTTACACAGTGTTTGCTTGAATCACGTACAACTAACGGCGATACTGATGATGGAGCATTTAGTAATCTGTACCAAACGCAGCATACACAGACATGTGATATGTTACTTGGAGATCTCTTTGGTGGACAGGAGAGCGATTTAATTGGTGGTTTTCAGTCAACGTACACGCAAACATGA